A DNA window from Octopus sinensis unplaced genomic scaffold, ASM634580v1 Contig18493, whole genome shotgun sequence contains the following coding sequences:
- the LOC115231434 gene encoding uncharacterized protein LOC115231434, with product MVVTSGKCLAYTFRVLSATILLVLSNASGNQAVSLLTYSLEVNNGMAITLCESNDATMVSMADDLHPNISEWFQKNRNNSVTTYWIAHSDCPNNGCAMMDNNHTMECVQCSDKRLVFCKKERPCQYVKNVTSAFRELIQEDNLNDCEHNCCTKTKCVGWSFTANGCYHYNSTLDTTTEGTIANTKQPLNSNNFLFNIITKKLTKTKHY from the exons ATGGTCGTTACTTCAGGAAAATGTCTTGCTTACACGTTCCGTGTTCTATCTG CAACCATACTCCTCGTATTATCAAATGCTAGTGGAAACCAGGCGGTTTCATTGCTAACGTACAGTTTGGAGGTTAACAATGGGATGGCCATAACGTTGTGTGAATCGAACGATGCCACGATGGTCAGCATGGCTGATGACCTACATCCAAATATTAGTGAATGGTTTCAAAAAAATCGTAACAACAG TGTCACGACCTACTGGATAGCTCATAGCGATTGTCCGAACAATGGATGTGCCATGATGGACAACAACCACACGATGGAATGTGTTCAATGCAGCGATAAGCGTTTGGTGTTTTGTAAAAAAG AGAGACCCTGCCAATACGTTAAAAATGTAACTTCAGCTTTCCGTGAACTTATACAAGAAGATAACCTAAATGACTGTGAACATAATTGCTGTACCAAAACGAAATGCGTTGGATGGTCATTCACTGCAAATGGTTGTTACCACTACAATTCCACTTTGGATACAACAACAGAAGGAACTATAGCGAACACGAAACAACCTTTAAACAGTAATAATTTCTTGttcaatataattacaaaaaagcTTACTAAGACAAAACATTATTGA